One SAR202 cluster bacterium genomic window carries:
- a CDS encoding 4a-hydroxytetrahydrobiopterin dehydratase: protein MTTLSQEKCVACRKDSPQVTAEETAQLLPLIPDWQLIEIDGVKRLSRAFKFKDFKTALAFTNAIGDAAEAEGHHPKLTTEWGRTSVEWWTHKIKGLHRNDFIMASKTDQIHEAFAAQQSAPSLT, encoded by the coding sequence ATGACCACCCTAAGCCAGGAAAAATGCGTAGCCTGCCGCAAAGACTCCCCTCAGGTGACCGCCGAAGAGACCGCCCAGCTCCTCCCCCTCATCCCAGACTGGCAGCTAATAGAAATCGACGGCGTCAAACGCCTCTCCCGCGCCTTCAAATTCAAAGACTTCAAGACCGCCCTCGCCTTCACCAACGCCATCGGTGACGCCGCCGAGGCCGAAGGCCATCACCCCAAGCTCACCACCGAATGGGGCCGTACCAGCGTCGAGTGGTGGACCCACAAAATCAAGGGACTCCACCGCAACGACTTCATCATGGCCTCCAAAACCGACCAGATCCATGAGGCCTTCGCCGCCCAACAGTCCGCACCCTCCCTCACCTGA
- a CDS encoding SDR family NAD(P)-dependent oxidoreductase, whose translation MDLQLRGKRALVTGSTRGIGAAIAKALAWAGASVVVHGRDREAAKRVVREIGSAKGKAFVSLGDLSVDVEAERVAEEAESSMGGVDILVNNAGIYPSRDWWRAKPEEWADIYNTNVVSIVRVVHRLAPSMKERGWGRIINIGSGAALQPSLAMPDFSATKAATVNLTVSLSRELAGSGVTVNTISPGPIFTEGVEEFYRAVARERGWALEWSEIERRVMEEMLPNSVGRFGRVEEVAALAAFVASPLAGFINGANLRIDGGTIRTI comes from the coding sequence ATGGACCTACAGCTTAGAGGCAAGCGGGCGCTGGTGACAGGCAGCACCCGAGGCATTGGCGCGGCGATAGCGAAGGCGCTGGCGTGGGCGGGCGCGTCAGTGGTGGTGCACGGGCGGGATAGGGAGGCGGCGAAGCGGGTGGTGAGGGAGATTGGGTCTGCCAAGGGGAAGGCCTTTGTGTCGCTGGGAGACCTGTCAGTGGATGTAGAGGCGGAGCGGGTGGCGGAGGAGGCGGAGTCGTCGATGGGAGGCGTCGATATATTAGTGAACAACGCGGGGATTTATCCGAGCCGGGACTGGTGGCGTGCCAAGCCTGAGGAGTGGGCCGACATTTATAACACCAACGTAGTATCAATAGTGCGGGTGGTGCATCGGCTGGCGCCGTCGATGAAAGAGCGAGGGTGGGGACGAATCATAAATATTGGGAGCGGGGCGGCGCTGCAGCCTTCGCTGGCGATGCCGGACTTTTCGGCCACCAAGGCGGCGACGGTGAACCTGACGGTAAGCCTGAGCAGGGAGTTGGCTGGGAGCGGCGTAACGGTAAACACCATCAGCCCCGGGCCGATTTTTACGGAGGGCGTAGAGGAGTTTTACAGAGCCGTTGCGAGAGAGAGGGGATGGGCCCTAGAGTGGTCCGAGATTGAACGGAGGGTGATGGAGGAGATGCTGCCGAATTCGGTGGGGAGGTTTGGCCGGGTGGAGGAGGTGGCGGCGCTGGCGGCGTTTGTGGCCAGCCCTCTGGCGGGGTTTATCAACGGAGCGAATTTGCGGATAGACGGCGGGACGATTAGGACGATTTGA
- a CDS encoding MBL fold metallo-hydrolase translates to MEKAFKVSKDIVALPSNVPIPDMGVLPVNAFVIKAKEPVLVDTGLGMESEGFMKALESVIDPKELRWVWLTHDDLDHTGSIQRVLEAAPKARLAAHPLAPLRMSTAWQVPMHRVNFINPGDSLSVGDRKLTAVKPPVYDNPMSTGIYDDKSGVFFSVELLWSDSARAGPECV, encoded by the coding sequence ATGGAGAAGGCATTCAAAGTATCGAAGGACATAGTAGCGCTGCCGTCAAATGTACCAATACCGGATATGGGCGTTTTGCCGGTGAACGCTTTTGTTATAAAGGCCAAGGAGCCGGTGCTGGTGGATACGGGGCTGGGCATGGAGAGCGAGGGGTTTATGAAGGCCTTGGAGTCGGTAATAGACCCGAAGGAGCTGCGGTGGGTATGGCTGACGCACGACGACCTGGACCACACCGGGAGCATTCAGCGGGTGCTAGAGGCGGCGCCGAAGGCCCGATTGGCCGCCCACCCTTTGGCGCCTTTGAGGATGAGCACAGCGTGGCAGGTGCCGATGCACAGGGTAAATTTTATAAACCCGGGCGACAGTCTATCGGTAGGGGACCGGAAGCTGACGGCGGTGAAGCCGCCGGTCTATGACAACCCGATGTCCACCGGCATTTATGACGACAAGAGCGGGGTGTTTTTCAGTGTGGAACTCCTTTGGAGCGATTCTGCCAGGGCCGGCCCAGAATGCGTCTGA
- a CDS encoding DUF1800 domain-containing protein → MPSQDIALMAHLMRRAGFGADYQELETRVKKGYQKTVDELLDPDAHAIPPTDTDLFYRYNPQNEVPGNPPLGQLTWMYHLINTKRPLEEKMVLFWHMVFATGNSKIDNPTEMVRQIDMFRKHGLGSYRDLLVRLSKDPAMIYWLDNNQSHKHAPNENWGRELLELFSMGQGNYSEDDVKMAARAFTGWTIKPKLPRAPYGRYYWEFEYRPEDHDDSEKTFLGKKGRFNGEDIINIVLEQPATAKFIARHLYNFFVADEVQVPSWKDEAPRDAKAVQAIADVFVKSKFEMKPTLRFIFNSDFFKSEKVWFAKVKNPAEVVVGTTRLIGDFQQLKPGLMMLALENAYQGQELINPPSVEGWHTGHEWIDTSALVRRVNFMADRLGNASNPGVHSIIQRLASKATLAPEELLDGCLELLGAVRLQDGTRKELVEHIKSGGPLKRGKTEAEKRAFTQRVTETLQLIAATREFQFC, encoded by the coding sequence ATGCCTAGCCAAGATATAGCCCTCATGGCCCACCTCATGCGCCGCGCCGGCTTCGGCGCTGACTATCAAGAGCTCGAAACGCGTGTCAAGAAGGGTTACCAAAAGACCGTTGACGAACTCTTGGACCCCGACGCCCACGCTATCCCCCCCACTGACACCGATCTCTTTTATCGATACAACCCCCAGAACGAAGTCCCTGGCAACCCGCCCCTCGGCCAGCTTACCTGGATGTACCACCTCATTAACACCAAGCGCCCTCTGGAAGAGAAAATGGTCCTCTTCTGGCACATGGTCTTCGCCACCGGCAACTCCAAGATCGACAACCCCACCGAGATGGTCCGCCAGATCGATATGTTCCGAAAGCACGGCCTCGGCAGCTACCGCGACCTCCTCGTCCGTCTCTCCAAAGACCCCGCTATGATCTACTGGTTGGACAACAATCAGAGCCATAAGCACGCCCCCAACGAAAACTGGGGCCGCGAATTGCTGGAGCTGTTCTCCATGGGCCAGGGCAACTACTCCGAGGACGACGTCAAGATGGCCGCTAGGGCCTTCACCGGCTGGACCATCAAGCCCAAGCTCCCTCGCGCTCCCTACGGCCGCTACTACTGGGAGTTCGAGTACAGGCCGGAAGACCACGACGATTCCGAGAAGACCTTCCTCGGCAAGAAGGGCCGCTTCAACGGCGAGGACATCATAAATATTGTCCTGGAGCAGCCCGCCACCGCCAAATTCATCGCACGGCACCTATACAACTTCTTCGTCGCCGACGAAGTCCAGGTGCCCTCCTGGAAGGATGAGGCGCCCCGCGACGCCAAGGCTGTCCAGGCCATCGCCGACGTCTTCGTCAAGAGTAAATTCGAGATGAAGCCCACCCTGCGCTTCATCTTCAACTCCGACTTCTTCAAGAGCGAAAAGGTCTGGTTCGCCAAAGTGAAGAACCCCGCGGAGGTTGTGGTGGGCACTACCCGCCTCATCGGCGACTTCCAGCAGCTAAAGCCGGGCCTGATGATGCTGGCGCTGGAGAACGCCTACCAGGGCCAGGAGCTGATTAATCCGCCCTCGGTGGAGGGCTGGCACACCGGCCATGAATGGATCGACACCAGCGCCCTGGTACGACGGGTAAACTTCATGGCCGACCGCCTTGGAAACGCCTCCAATCCCGGCGTCCACTCTATTATTCAGCGGCTCGCTTCCAAGGCAACCCTCGCCCCCGAGGAGCTTCTCGACGGCTGCCTTGAGCTTTTAGGCGCCGTGAGGCTCCAGGATGGCACCCGAAAGGAATTGGTGGAACACATCAAGTCCGGCGGCCCCCTAAAGCGCGGCAAGACGGAGGCAGAGAAGCGCGCCTTCACCCAGCGGGTCACAGAGACCCTCCAGCTCATCGCCGCCACCCGCGAATTCCAGTTCTGCTAA
- a CDS encoding nuclear transport factor 2 family protein, translated as MTPQEDLGQRLQRLEDIEAIKNLKARYCLYCDDNFNVDKIVPLFTPDAEWVATSFGPFKGHDQLRDFWTNITKRLTFAIHYVSNPIIEVRGDTAHATWYLLEPGTIEGKQAIWIMGVYHDDMVKIKGRWLFKRVQLDIHFRTPYDTGWAVQTTP; from the coding sequence ATGACCCCCCAAGAAGACCTCGGCCAGCGCCTCCAGCGCCTCGAAGACATCGAGGCCATCAAAAACCTCAAAGCCCGCTACTGCCTCTACTGCGACGACAACTTCAACGTCGACAAAATCGTCCCCCTCTTCACCCCAGACGCCGAATGGGTCGCCACCAGCTTCGGGCCCTTCAAAGGCCACGACCAGCTCCGCGACTTCTGGACCAACATCACCAAACGCCTCACCTTCGCCATCCACTACGTCTCCAACCCCATCATCGAAGTCCGCGGCGACACCGCCCACGCCACCTGGTACCTCCTCGAACCCGGCACCATTGAAGGCAAACAAGCTATCTGGATTATGGGCGTCTACCACGATGACATGGTCAAAATCAAAGGCCGCTGGCTCTTCAAGCGTGTCCAGCTGGACATCCACTTCCGCACCCCCTACGACACAGGCTGGGCAGTCCAAACGACGCCTTAA
- a CDS encoding ABC transporter ATP-binding protein: MGILFRILGQVYRRHRWRVLAGYGAVVLASLSALAIPSVLGDAVNRVLGDSDTSTSMLYLLALVVLLAGAARGLFSLGQMYIGDSIAQRYAYELRNEFFAKLQDLSFGFHDKQKTGVLMSRATSDVDGVRQFITQGAIRLGFIVAMVGGIAIAMLLTDVTLAVVSLAFVPFLIWRAIATSQHLRKGWMKVQQHTGQMAAVLQENLTGNRVVKAFGGEPYEIEKFNTRSSAVAREGYMVDRDWAKNFSIMNFGFLASMGVVLWVGGMEVIEGRQVVDGAPRYTGLTPGELTAFIFYLGLLSMPVRMSGWMVNSISRAISCGQRLFEIIDTETEVKERPGAKEVGRAEGRVRFEGVTFGYEGGPPAIKDLNLTVEAGQRVALMGQAGSGKSTLAHLLLRFYDVDAGRITIDGVDVREVTLGSLRRNVGIVQQDVFVHAMSVKNNIAFGRPEAGMEEILHAAKVAQLHDFIESLPQGYETMVGERGITLSGGQKQRLAIARTLVVDPPVLILDDSTSSVDAQTDYMLHRALQEATRNRTTFIITHRLNAIRDADMIVVFREGQVVERGTHEELLARGGEYADIYEYQLRPQEEARRVEVADGGGEG, translated from the coding sequence ATGGGAATACTTTTTCGGATACTGGGGCAGGTGTACCGGCGGCATCGGTGGCGGGTGCTGGCGGGGTATGGAGCGGTGGTGCTGGCGTCGCTGTCGGCGCTGGCGATACCCAGCGTGCTGGGGGACGCGGTGAACCGAGTTTTGGGGGATAGCGATACGAGCACGTCTATGCTGTACCTGCTGGCGCTGGTGGTGCTGCTGGCGGGGGCGGCGCGCGGGCTGTTTTCGCTGGGGCAGATGTATATTGGCGACAGCATCGCGCAGAGGTACGCCTACGAGCTGCGGAACGAGTTCTTCGCCAAGCTGCAGGACCTGAGCTTCGGGTTCCACGACAAGCAGAAGACAGGCGTGCTCATGTCCAGGGCCACGTCGGACGTGGACGGGGTGCGGCAGTTCATCACCCAGGGCGCCATACGTCTGGGGTTCATTGTGGCGATGGTGGGGGGAATCGCGATAGCCATGCTGCTGACGGACGTGACGCTGGCGGTGGTGAGCCTGGCCTTTGTGCCGTTCCTTATCTGGCGGGCCATAGCCACCAGCCAGCATTTGCGGAAGGGATGGATGAAGGTGCAGCAGCACACGGGGCAGATGGCGGCGGTGCTGCAGGAGAACCTGACGGGAAATCGAGTGGTGAAGGCTTTTGGGGGGGAGCCGTACGAGATTGAAAAGTTCAACACCCGTTCGTCGGCGGTGGCGAGGGAGGGGTACATGGTGGACCGAGACTGGGCGAAGAACTTTTCGATTATGAACTTCGGGTTCCTGGCGTCGATGGGGGTGGTGCTGTGGGTCGGGGGGATGGAGGTCATCGAAGGCCGTCAGGTGGTGGACGGGGCGCCGAGGTACACCGGGCTGACGCCGGGAGAACTGACGGCGTTTATTTTCTACCTGGGGCTGCTGTCCATGCCGGTGAGAATGTCGGGATGGATGGTGAACAGCATATCGAGGGCGATATCGTGCGGACAGCGGCTCTTCGAGATTATCGATACCGAGACAGAGGTGAAGGAGCGGCCGGGGGCAAAGGAGGTGGGTAGGGCTGAGGGCCGGGTGAGGTTCGAGGGGGTGACCTTTGGGTACGAGGGCGGGCCGCCGGCGATAAAGGACCTGAATTTAACGGTGGAGGCGGGGCAGCGGGTGGCACTGATGGGGCAGGCGGGGAGCGGGAAGTCGACGCTGGCGCACTTGCTGCTGCGGTTTTATGACGTGGACGCCGGCAGGATAACCATTGACGGGGTGGACGTGCGTGAGGTGACACTGGGGTCGCTGCGGCGGAACGTAGGGATTGTGCAGCAGGACGTATTTGTCCACGCCATGAGCGTGAAGAACAATATCGCTTTCGGGAGGCCGGAGGCGGGGATGGAGGAGATTTTACACGCGGCCAAGGTGGCGCAGCTACATGATTTCATCGAGTCGCTGCCGCAGGGGTATGAGACGATGGTGGGGGAGCGAGGCATCACGCTGTCGGGGGGGCAGAAGCAGAGGCTGGCCATCGCGCGGACGCTGGTAGTGGACCCGCCGGTGCTGATCCTGGACGATTCGACGTCCAGCGTGGATGCGCAGACGGACTATATGCTGCATCGGGCGCTGCAGGAGGCGACACGAAATCGGACCACGTTTATTATCACGCATCGGCTGAACGCGATAAGGGACGCGGATATGATTGTGGTGTTCAGGGAGGGGCAGGTAGTGGAACGGGGGACGCATGAGGAGCTATTGGCGCGGGGAGGGGAGTACGCGGATATATATGAGTACCAGTTGAGGCCGCAGGAGGAGGCGAGGCGGGTAGAGGTAGCGGATGGAGGAGGGGAAGGATGA
- a CDS encoding amidohydrolase family protein codes for MPPATLRLSLPPPSGGRLGRGFPSRSLPSLHPLKYPQTPSPGGTPMPKYAIINARLIDGTGRAPQDGRALLTYGPSIQQVKPTNSLRVPKDATVIDAAGQVVMPGLIDPHTHVAYHISDYALNLREMTESVELNTIKAATNAKTILDSGCTAIGDGGSRGYIGVAVRDAITLGIIPGPKMVACGQILCGSGGIVDHSYATGYHEDPAYFGTVVNGPHEVRVAVRKQMRQGVDMIKVSASGLPGDPMIGGRLQDLSYDELKAAADEAAKFGKTVHAHSHDVNGSIAAARAGIISLHSGEFMNEEALQVMKETGCVFVPTISWLHYRVSEDYARAYNRSARPTDQQIQWFINEVREAYEACKEAILLAHKIGAPIAVGSDGAHVFPPFTVAKEMEYFQDLGIKPITILHEATQVAAKAIGKQDVWGTLEPSKSADVLIINGDPSKDVRILQNKDNIQLIMKDGVVLKDTFTGPGK; via the coding sequence ATGCCACCTGCCACGCTGCGCTTATCCCTTCCCCCGCCAAGCGGAGGAAGGTTAGGTAGGGGGTTCCCCTCCCGTTCCCTCCCCTCCCTCCACCCGCTAAAATACCCCCAAACCCCCTCCCCAGGAGGAACCCCCATGCCCAAATACGCCATCATCAACGCCAGACTCATCGACGGCACCGGCCGCGCCCCCCAGGACGGCCGCGCCCTTCTCACCTACGGCCCCTCCATCCAGCAGGTCAAGCCCACCAACTCCCTCCGCGTGCCTAAAGACGCCACCGTCATCGACGCCGCCGGCCAGGTTGTAATGCCAGGCCTCATCGACCCCCACACCCACGTCGCCTACCACATCAGCGACTACGCCCTCAACCTCCGCGAGATGACCGAGAGCGTCGAGCTCAACACCATAAAGGCCGCCACCAACGCGAAGACTATCCTGGACAGCGGCTGCACCGCCATCGGCGACGGCGGCTCCCGGGGCTACATCGGCGTCGCCGTCCGCGACGCCATCACCCTCGGTATCATCCCTGGCCCCAAGATGGTCGCCTGCGGCCAGATCCTCTGCGGCTCCGGCGGCATCGTCGACCACTCCTACGCCACCGGCTACCACGAGGACCCCGCCTACTTCGGCACCGTGGTCAACGGCCCCCACGAAGTCCGTGTCGCCGTCCGAAAGCAGATGCGCCAGGGCGTCGATATGATAAAAGTCTCCGCCTCCGGCCTCCCCGGCGACCCGATGATTGGTGGCCGCCTTCAAGACCTCTCCTACGATGAGCTCAAAGCCGCCGCTGACGAGGCCGCGAAGTTCGGCAAGACCGTCCACGCCCACTCCCATGACGTCAACGGCTCCATTGCCGCCGCCAGGGCCGGCATTATCTCCCTTCACTCCGGCGAGTTTATGAACGAGGAAGCCCTCCAGGTCATGAAGGAGACCGGCTGCGTCTTTGTGCCCACCATCTCCTGGCTACACTACCGCGTGTCGGAAGACTACGCCCGCGCTTATAACCGTTCGGCGCGTCCTACTGACCAGCAAATCCAGTGGTTTATCAACGAGGTCCGCGAGGCCTATGAAGCCTGCAAAGAGGCCATCCTCCTTGCCCACAAAATCGGCGCTCCCATCGCCGTCGGCTCCGACGGCGCCCACGTCTTCCCGCCCTTCACCGTCGCCAAAGAGATGGAGTACTTCCAGGACCTCGGCATCAAGCCCATCACCATCCTCCACGAGGCCACCCAGGTCGCCGCCAAGGCCATCGGCAAGCAAGACGTCTGGGGCACCCTCGAACCCAGCAAGTCCGCCGACGTCCTCATCATTAACGGCGACCCCTCCAAAGACGTCCGCATCCTGCAAAATAAAGACAACATCCAGCTAATTATGAAAGACGGCGTGGTGCTCAAAGACACCTTCACCGGGCCTGGAAAGTAG
- a CDS encoding PIN domain-containing protein, giving the protein MYVVDTSVWVSKFVIEDSNHSISAGWFEFAVRQGEALVCPSFVLAETAGAVARRTRRRSIGIDAARLMEQLPIFRLVSVDLQLAKLSAEVASRGLIRGSDAVYVALAQELDVPLVTWDQEQKMRGNQFVRTTTPMENSV; this is encoded by the coding sequence ATGTATGTAGTAGACACTAGTGTGTGGGTAAGCAAATTTGTTATCGAAGACTCTAATCACAGCATCAGCGCCGGTTGGTTTGAGTTCGCCGTTAGGCAGGGCGAGGCGCTGGTCTGTCCATCCTTTGTTCTCGCCGAGACTGCCGGGGCTGTTGCGAGACGCACAAGAAGGCGGTCGATAGGAATTGATGCCGCTCGGTTGATGGAACAACTACCAATTTTTAGGTTGGTGTCCGTTGACTTACAACTAGCGAAATTGAGTGCTGAAGTAGCATCTCGAGGGCTTATAAGAGGCAGCGACGCAGTGTACGTAGCGCTAGCGCAAGAATTAGATGTGCCGCTGGTTACTTGGGACCAGGAACAAAAGATGAGGGGAAACCAGTTCGTAAGAACGACTACGCCTATGGAAAACTCGGTCTGA
- a CDS encoding polysaccharide deacetylase, with amino-acid sequence MPAPRDPSGANPRARYSPITSRPPLKLPDGARIVIFPIVNVEEWDINGPMPRTVLPTPQGVSVIPDIPNYSWFDYGLRVGFWRIKDVLDRHGVKATLSLNGSICDSYPRIVDDSVKSGWEILAHGFMQRAINLEKDERAVIRRTIDVIKRKTGKAPRGWMGPGLAETFNTPDILAEEGIEYVCDWVNDDQPYKMKVKKGSLYSIPYTVELNDIPIYLIQHHRSPELFDRAREHFETLYKEGAASARVMAVATHPYITGVPHRIAYFDRLIQYLKGHDGVLFWTGSQILDWYKSADK; translated from the coding sequence ATGCCCGCCCCCAGAGACCCCTCCGGCGCCAACCCCCGCGCCCGCTACTCCCCCATCACCAGCCGTCCTCCCCTCAAGCTCCCTGACGGCGCGCGAATCGTCATCTTCCCCATCGTCAACGTGGAGGAGTGGGACATCAACGGCCCCATGCCTCGCACCGTCCTTCCCACCCCCCAGGGCGTCTCCGTCATCCCTGACATCCCCAACTACTCCTGGTTCGACTATGGCCTCCGAGTCGGCTTCTGGCGAATCAAGGACGTTTTGGACCGCCACGGCGTCAAAGCCACCCTCAGCCTCAACGGCAGCATCTGCGACTCTTACCCCCGCATCGTCGACGACAGCGTTAAAAGCGGCTGGGAAATCCTTGCTCACGGCTTCATGCAGCGCGCCATCAACCTGGAAAAGGACGAGCGCGCCGTCATCCGACGGACGATCGACGTCATCAAGCGCAAGACGGGCAAGGCCCCCCGCGGCTGGATGGGACCCGGCCTCGCCGAGACCTTTAACACCCCCGATATCCTGGCCGAGGAAGGCATCGAGTACGTCTGCGACTGGGTCAACGACGACCAGCCCTACAAGATGAAAGTTAAGAAGGGCAGCCTCTACTCCATCCCCTACACCGTGGAGCTTAACGACATCCCCATCTACCTCATCCAGCACCACCGCTCCCCCGAACTCTTCGACCGCGCCCGCGAGCACTTCGAGACCCTCTACAAAGAAGGCGCCGCCAGCGCCCGCGTCATGGCCGTCGCCACCCATCCCTACATCACCGGCGTCCCCCATCGCATCGCCTACTTCGACCGCCTTATCCAATACCTAAAAGGCCATGACGGCGTCCTCTTTTGGACAGGCTCCCAAATCCTGGACTGGTACAAGTCCGCCGACAAGTAA
- a CDS encoding type II toxin-antitoxin system Phd/YefM family antitoxin, which yields MVTKEIDMREVGIRELKEKTSKILREVSDRRETIAITSRGKLIARLVPVVDKEAVLEESLKVLKEMDELAKEIGKYWPKGVSAVEAVREQRRDF from the coding sequence GTGGTCACAAAGGAGATAGATATGAGAGAAGTAGGGATAAGAGAGTTAAAGGAGAAGACAAGCAAGATTTTACGAGAGGTGAGTGACAGACGAGAGACCATAGCTATAACAAGCCGCGGAAAGTTGATCGCTAGGCTGGTACCTGTGGTAGATAAAGAGGCCGTTTTAGAGGAGAGCTTAAAGGTGCTGAAAGAGATGGATGAATTGGCTAAAGAGATAGGGAAATACTGGCCTAAAGGCGTGTCGGCGGTGGAGGCGGTAAGGGAACAGCGAAGAGATTTCTAA
- a CDS encoding type II toxin-antitoxin system HicB family antitoxin, which yields MLTKYLQAAMKRAKYEILPEDKGYYGEIPGFQGVYANSDTLERCREELREVLEGWVMLSLAKGLPMPVVDGIDINVKQTA from the coding sequence ATGCTAACAAAGTATTTACAAGCTGCGATGAAGCGGGCCAAGTACGAGATATTGCCCGAGGACAAGGGGTATTACGGGGAGATACCTGGTTTTCAGGGCGTTTATGCCAACTCGGATACTTTAGAAAGGTGCAGGGAGGAGTTGAGGGAGGTGCTGGAAGGTTGGGTGATGCTGAGCCTGGCGAAGGGCTTGCCGATGCCAGTGGTGGATGGGATTGACATAAACGTCAAACAAACCGCCTGA
- a CDS encoding TetR/AcrR family transcriptional regulator: MSPRKYRMGAREASVEETRRRILEATCQLHGERGISGTSMVDVARRAEVSIGTVYRHFPNLDDLVDACGQIVWQELSPPTLESLAAKGSIGERVRTLVGEVFDMYGRGGQDMKLGMADIHRVKAVAEWFRRWEEHKESLVRAALGRREDDEKAIALLTAMTGLGVWESLMSKELRSDEAADLVSRAFLAWLNTPLYKASKDGRASKSRRRAPAVG, from the coding sequence ATGTCACCAAGAAAATACCGAATGGGGGCGAGGGAAGCCAGCGTGGAGGAGACGCGGCGGCGCATTCTAGAGGCGACGTGCCAACTCCACGGGGAAAGGGGCATATCCGGCACCAGCATGGTGGACGTGGCGCGTAGAGCAGAGGTGTCGATTGGGACGGTATACCGGCACTTTCCAAATCTAGACGACCTGGTGGATGCCTGCGGGCAGATTGTCTGGCAGGAGTTGAGTCCGCCCACACTGGAATCTTTAGCGGCTAAGGGTAGTATCGGGGAGCGGGTGAGGACCCTGGTAGGCGAGGTTTTCGACATGTATGGGAGGGGCGGGCAGGACATGAAGCTGGGCATGGCGGACATTCATAGAGTGAAGGCTGTGGCCGAATGGTTCAGAAGGTGGGAGGAGCATAAGGAGTCGCTGGTGAGGGCGGCGCTGGGCCGGAGGGAAGATGACGAGAAGGCGATAGCACTGCTTACGGCTATGACGGGACTTGGGGTTTGGGAGAGCCTTATGTCCAAAGAGTTGAGGAGCGACGAAGCTGCGGATTTAGTGAGCCGGGCATTTCTGGCGTGGCTAAACACTCCTTTATACAAGGCATCGAAGGATGGCAGGGCAAGCAAATCGAGAAGGCGCGCGCCTGCCGTCGGGTAG